Below is a genomic region from Persicimonas caeni.
TACCGCTCAATACGTGGGCCTGGGCCTCTTCGTAGGCTTCTATGCCTGGTCGGTCATCGACGCGCTACGAGACTACGAGCCGTACGACGTGCGCATCCGCAGCCTCGACGAGCCTCCGCCGGAATTATCGGCCGGCGAGGCGGATGACAAGGGGGCTACTTTTCAAATAGGATTGGGTGGCCTTGGTGTTACGTGGTAACAACGAGGCGAAACGCCAATGACCTATTTGGGAACCTGGGAACGACGACCATGCCCACCCTCATTGTCCAATCGGCCGACGGCTCGACGAGCCGTGATTACCCGCTTCGTAAGACGCTGACCTCGATCGGTTCGGGGCGCACCAACGACATCGTGCTCGACGACCCGAGCGTCGAGGCGAGCCACGCCATGATCCAGCTCGACGGCGGGGTCTTCGAGATCCAGACCGTCAGCCGCAAGTGCGAAGTGCGCATCAACGGCAAGAAGAAGCGAAAGCTCAAGCTGTCGCACGACGACGAGGTCCAGATCGGCGACGTGGTGCTGCGCTTCTCCATCTTCGACGGCGCGCCGGCGGCCGGGCTTGCCGAAGAGAGCGTCACCGGAGAAGAGATCGAGGGCTACCGCAAGCTACACGAGTTCTCGCAAAAGCTGTTGAGCGACTACGAGCTTCCGGTCCTCCTCGAGAACTTGCTCGACGCGGTCGTTTCGATCACCTCGGCCGACAAGGGCTTTTTGATCCTGCTCGAGGACGAGGAGTTTCGCATCAAGGTGGCGCGCAACGTCGACCGCGAGAATATCGAGGGCGCCGTCGAGCAGGTCTCCGACTCGATCATTCGCAAGGTCATCGAGAGCAAAGAGCCGCTCATCGTCAGCGACGCGCTCTCCAACAGCGAGTTCAACAGCTCGCAGTCGGTCATCAACCTGAACCTGTCGAGCGTGATGTGCGTGCCGCTCTTGGACCGCGGCCAGCTTCTGGGCGTGCTCTATGTCGGTAACGAAAATATCGCCAACCTCTTCGAGCAGCGCCACCTCGACCTGCTGACGGTCTTCGCCTCGCAGGCGAGCCTGATCATCGCCAACGCGATCATGGTGCGCGGCCTGAAGCTCGATAAGCAGCTTCTGAGCGAGCGCCTCAGCGAGATGCGCTTTGGCAGCATCATCGGCGCCTGCGACGCGATGAAGGAGATCTTTCGCACCGTCGAGAAGGTCGCGCCCACCACGGTCAACGTGCTCGTCACCGGCGAGACCGGCACCGGCAAGGAGCTTATCGCCCACGAGATTCACCAGCGCTCGCCGCGTGTAAAGGGGCCGTTCGTGACGATCAACTGCGGCGCCATCCCCGAAAACCTGCTCGAAAGCGAGCTGTTCGGCCACGTCAAAGGGGCGTTCACGGGGGCGAATCAGACCCGCGAGGGTAAATTCCAGGCCGCCGACGGCGGTACCATCTTTCTCGACGAGATCGGCGAGATGCCGCTGAACCTGCAGGTCAAACTGCTGCGCGTGCTCCAGGAGCACACGGTCACCAAGGTCGGCGCCACCAAGTCCGAGAAGATCGACATCCGCGTGGTCGCCGCGACCAACAAGAACCTCGAGAAGGCCGTGCGAGAGGGTGATTTCCGCGAAGACCTCTTCTACCGCCTCAACGTGGTCCTGCTAAAGCTCCCGCCGCTTCGCGACCGCGGGAACGACGTGGTGCTCATCGCCAAATACCTCATCAACGAGATCTCGGACGAGATCGGCGTGGGCCACAAGGAGCTGAGCAAGGAGGCCATCCAGGCGCTTCGCAAATACGCCTGGCCGGGCAATATCCGCCAGCTCGAAAACCGCCTTAAAAAGGCGATCGTGCTCGCCGACGGCAGCGTGCTCACCCCCGAAGATCTCGACCTGCCACCTGAGGTGCTCGAGCCGATCATGCCGCTGTCCGAGGCCAAGGAGCGCTTCGCGCTGCGCTACGTCATGGAGGCCTTGGAGCGAAACGACGGCAACCGCACCCAGACCGCCCGCGAGCTCGATGTCGATCCGCGAACCATTTTTCGCTATCTAGAAAAGGAGACCCCCGAGGCGTGAGTCCTTTTGGCTAACCTCGCCCGGGCTCTGACATTTTCGTCATCGACGCGCCCCGGATATGACACCGCTGTCATATCCGGGGCTACACACCCACCGCGCACGGGCTCCTGAGCAGTATCTCCCGCATGGCACGTCTTCTGCAAAACCTCATGCCGAGCAAAGGGTTGGCTCGACAGCTGCCCTTGTTGCTCGTAGCTGCTGTGTTGAGCGGCTGCATTTTGTCGCCGCCCATCGAGCCGCGCGATGAGCCGAACTACTCGCCGCGAATCGGGCCATTGTGGCCCAACGGGATCGACCCGTATGTGCGCGTGACCCGTGACCAGTTTGCCAACGGGAGTATCGAGTTGAGAGCGAAGCTATTCGACGGAAACGACGAGTCCGAGTTGCATTTCCTGTTGGTCAGCGACCACGACGGCATCATCGAGAACGCGATCGCATTGCCGGCCGCCTGTAGTAGCGAAGACGACGCTGACGAGTACTGCTACGGCGTGGTCGACCATACGGTTAACCCGTGCGACAGCGGAGTGACCATTCCGGGCACCGAAGTGATCACACTCGTCGTCTCCGATCGACCGTTTCGCACCATCTCACCGCTGCTGAGCATGATTGAGGAGGCGCCAGACGCCATTATGGTGACTTATTCGTGGACGTTGAACTACGAAGCCGGATTCTGTCCCCTGGATAACTGAAGATGATGTATTCGAGGCTTCAAAACACCACGATGCTCGCCGTCATCGGCACGCTGGGACTGGTGCTAACCGGTTGCGCAGAGAATGCGACGAGTGGCGCGTCGACGGTCGGCGGAGTGGATAATTGCGCAGTCGACTCCGATTGCCCCGGCGGTCAAATGTGCCGTGCGGGATTCTGTTCGACGCGCGGCAGCGCAGCCACCGACATCAACTTTCGTTTCTTGCCGTCCAACACGACCGGCTTTCTGCCGCAGTACCGTGAGAACGTGCGCGTGCAGGCCGATGATTCGGTCGATTTCCTGTTGCAGCGCGGCGTGACCGTCAGCAGCGGAGGGGCCAGCGGCAACGCCGAGCAATCGGGCGGGATTCGCTACGCTGACTCCACCACCCCGGGCGGTCCCGATGGCACCCTTCTTTTCCGACCCCAGGACGCCTCCGACGGGCTATTCATCCGTCAGGCCCACGTCGACGACGGGCGCTTCGACACGACCGTCAATCCTGGCGTCTACACGGTGACGTTCGTTCCTGACGAGAGCGACAAGTTGCCCAAAAAGACTTGGCGAAGACGAGAGTTCAACAGCAACACGGTGCTCTCGCTCTCCGTGCTCCCTTCGAGCGAGTATCTCGTGGTCGATGGTCGCCTATCGCGCGAGATTGTGTGGCCTGACGGCACGTCCGGAACAGATGAGTCGGTGAACAACGTGCGCGTGTATGCGCTGTCGACGTCCGGCGAATATAGCAGCACCGAAGTCATCCCAACGGCCAATGGCGAGTTTGACCTGCGCGTCGCCCCCGAGACCGGCACCTATGACCTCTACGTCGTTCCCGCCAGCTCGGAGTCGATGGTTCCCAGCGTTCGCTTCGACGCCGCATTCGACGCGTTGGCGACCAAATGTGTGACCAGCAGCACTCAAGGTGGCGGTGAGGTGTGCGCGTGGAGTGGAAGCCTCGGCGCCTACCCTGCCGAGCCCGCCACGGTCAGCGTCCAACTCGTAGCCCCGGACGGATTCAGCAGTGAGGACAACTGGCAGGGAACGAGCCTCGTCGTCCGCGGTCCGCTCGGACGCGGCAATTTCGCGCGCAGGTTCTCTGCAGACAACGAAGGCAAATTCGAGCTGACGCTCTTTCCCGCCGATTGGTCCTTCGACGAGCTCCGGCAATACACCCTCGAGGTCATCCCCCCGGCGCGCTCACCATTCGTGCGCAAGACCTTCGAGCTGACCGGCGCCATCGGCACGGACGTCACGCACCGCTTCGAGCTCGATCTCAAAGAGCGCGTGACGGGCTCGGTGCTCGATGCCGGGGGAAATCCCATGGCCTCGGCCGAACTCGAATTCCGCCTCGACTCCGACGCGTACTCCGAAGACGAGCACCTCGACGAACGCGCCATCACGGTGACGACCGATGAGGAGGGCCGCTTCGAGGCCTGGCTCGAACCGATGCGTTACGATGTGCACGTGGTGCCGCCAGAAAGCTCCGGCCAGCCGCGCACGATCGCCCAGGCCGACGTCTCTGCGCTCCGCACGGGTGAACCGCTGCAGATCGAGCTTCCCCGCCCGACCGTGCTCGTCGGCTCAGTCTTCGGCGCGGAAAGCTCTGACGGTGACGATATCGCCGGGGTCGGCGACGTGAGCGTAGAAGCCTACCGGGTCATCGACGGGCGTACCGTCATCCTGGGCAAGGCGCGGACAGATGCCGACGGACGCTTTCGAATGGTCGTCTCGTCAGAACTCTGAGCTCCCCCCGTTTTCGACACAATCTATTTCTCGAGCAGATCTTGGCGGGTCTCCGCCAACATGTCGTACAGCGTGGGATGGTCTTCCTGACAGCGCACCAGCCAAGCGCGGTACGGCTCGTCCCATTTGCCAGTGAGCGACTCTTGCTCGCCGGCCTGGACGAGTAGGCGCCGCGCCTCTTCCTTACAGTCGACGGTGCGCTGGTCGCGCGTGACGGGTCGACCGGTGACGGGATCCCAGATGCGGTCGTTGCTGATGCCCGAACCTACCCCGATGAGCATCGGGATGAAGATCAGAAGTCCACCTCCCATAAAGACAACGTAGCCCAACCGCCGCACGATTTTGGCGGTGCGCTCCTTGATCTCTTCACGGGTTGGCTCCGACATGGCTTACACGATGGAAGAAGTGTGGCGCCCCGCCGCTTTCATGGCGGGGCAGACATCGTTGCTCTGGGTGGGTCGGTTGTAGCGGATTGTGGGGCTTCGGTAAACCCACAGGCGTCACTCGGCTGCGCCCTCCCAGTTGCCCTCTTGGAGCTCGACGACGCCGGGCATCGACTCGATTTGCTCACGCGCGATGCGCCAGGCCATCTCGATGATCCAACTCATCGAGCGATCGTGGCGAAGCGCCTCTCGCTTGGTTTCGTTGACCAGATTTTCGGGGAAGTACAGGGTCAGCTTTTTCTTCGAAGCCATTGAGCGTCTCCAGAACCAACTACTATCGGTTTACAGCGGTGTTTCTAAGCGGTTGTCGTCGCGTGTCCTACACTGTACGACGACCACGGTCCTCACCTTACGTGAGCTGAGCCGACCGTCAAAAAATTAGTGGAAGCAATTGAGGCAAAGATGCTGGACGAACAACAGGCGCAAAAACTTAAACCGCTACTCGAAGAGTTGATGCGCGAGTGCGACTACGTCGAGCGCCGTCGGCACGACCCCGTCGAGTTTGCGTGGGAGTACAAGGAGCGCCTCGACCGTGAGCTGGTCGCGCTTTTGTCGAGTTGTCTGGCTTACGGTCGTGTCGAGCTGCTCAAAGCCGGTGTTAAAGT
It encodes:
- a CDS encoding sigma 54-interacting transcriptional regulator; its protein translation is MPTLIVQSADGSTSRDYPLRKTLTSIGSGRTNDIVLDDPSVEASHAMIQLDGGVFEIQTVSRKCEVRINGKKKRKLKLSHDDEVQIGDVVLRFSIFDGAPAAGLAEESVTGEEIEGYRKLHEFSQKLLSDYELPVLLENLLDAVVSITSADKGFLILLEDEEFRIKVARNVDRENIEGAVEQVSDSIIRKVIESKEPLIVSDALSNSEFNSSQSVINLNLSSVMCVPLLDRGQLLGVLYVGNENIANLFEQRHLDLLTVFASQASLIIANAIMVRGLKLDKQLLSERLSEMRFGSIIGACDAMKEIFRTVEKVAPTTVNVLVTGETGTGKELIAHEIHQRSPRVKGPFVTINCGAIPENLLESELFGHVKGAFTGANQTREGKFQAADGGTIFLDEIGEMPLNLQVKLLRVLQEHTVTKVGATKSEKIDIRVVAATNKNLEKAVREGDFREDLFYRLNVVLLKLPPLRDRGNDVVLIAKYLINEISDEIGVGHKELSKEAIQALRKYAWPGNIRQLENRLKKAIVLADGSVLTPEDLDLPPEVLEPIMPLSEAKERFALRYVMEALERNDGNRTQTARELDVDPRTIFRYLEKETPEA
- a CDS encoding TIGR04563 family protein, whose product is MASKKKLTLYFPENLVNETKREALRHDRSMSWIIEMAWRIAREQIESMPGVVELQEGNWEGAAE